The nucleotide window CGGCGCGACCGTTTTGATGGATCTATGGGCATTGTTTATCAGACGCTGCTTCGGCACCCCGTCGCTCAACTATGCAATGGTCGGTCGTTGGGTCGGATACCTCCCACGAGGACGTTTCGTGCATGACAACATCGCACGTACAGCGCCCGTCCGTGGAGAGGCGATAGTGGGGTGGGCAGTCCACTACGCTACCGGGATGGTCTTCGCAATAGCATTCCTGGCTATCATCGGCCAGCAGTGGTTGCGGGAACCGTCTTTTTTCCCCCCAGTTATCTTTGGCATCCTCACCATCGTGGCACCATTCTTTATTCTTCAACCTGGTCTGGGCGCGGGGATCGCCGCGTCAAGAACACCGCAGCCGATTATTATGCGTTTGCGTAGTCTTATGGCTCATACCTCCTTCGGTGTTGGGTTGTACGCGTCAGCTTGCGCAACGAAGCTCCTGTTCCGTCTTTGAATGCAGCCGGAGTTCAACGATGAGAAAGACGGGCATTAGCCGCGGAGTTTATTCCGTTGAAAACTGCTGAATGGCCTTGAGCACTGAGGAGCATGCTCATGGAGCTACGCCATCTAAGTTGCTTCATCACAGGTGCAGAAGATTTGCATTTTTTTGCGGGCCGCCGAGCGCCTGCACATGATCAAACAACTGAAGGAAATTTGCTTATATACCGGATGAAACGCTTCCAGATTACTGTGACGTCACTCCGTCAGACGTTTGCTATCTTCCGCCGGTGGCTCGACGCATTTTCGCAGAGACCTTTGAGCACCTGTTCGATAAGAGGGCGTTTGCCGATTTTTGTGATGCGGCTTATGGCGCAAATGGAACAATGGCTGATGACCTCAGGGCCGCAAGCATCAAGTGGCGAATCGCCGAAGTAGGAGGTGAACCAATCGGCTACGCAAAGGTCAGGCCATTCGTCGCGCCGGCTCCCAGTCCCTGACATGATGCGATGGAGCTGCAGCAGATCTACATGCTATCGGATCGGCAGGGAGAAGGCGCCGCAAAGCAACTTCCTCGGCCCGGACATAGCGGATATGGCGTCCACGCTTTTGACCGTGAACGTAGCGACAACTGAGTTGATTGACCTCGCGGTGAACCGTATGGGCCATGCGGATGATGCGTCCGCATTGCAGGATTTGAAGCTGCACTGGTTCACAGTCCGGCCCGAACTTGAAGCGAGAGCGGCGGCGGAGACAAACGGGTAGTGCGCAAATTCTTCACATGCGCCGAGGTATCCAGCCATTGCGCTTTAGCGCACAGACGGCCACTGCCTCACATTAAAGACCGGCGGTTGAAACAACTCGGTCCGCGAACCCCAGAACAGGAGCTTCCTAGCCGGTCACTGCTCCTTGGGTTATGGCTTAAGTGCGCTCGCCACGAGGATCGCCATCAGAGGCCTAACGTTACGCTGCCCCTGATCTTCGTAATTGTTGCTCTGTACACCGCCACGTGTTACTGACTTCCTTTGAATGCAGGGACGTTGGCCTTTATAATTGAAAGAATTAGTTCGACGGCTCGTGGTTGACGCCGTCCTTCGCGAACAAGTATCTTGGCAGTCGTCGATTGAGCCAAGGCGCTCTTGAGCTCGAGCCCAATCAGACCGTCTTTGCCGATGCGATCACCTGCAGACCACCGCCCCATAAAGGCGATTCCTGCGCCCGACGATACAAAGAGACCAAGTGCCGCTGACGAGTTGGTCACGAAGCTCGGCTCGAAAGTCAAGTGTTCCGACAAAGCGACAGCTTCTACTGCCTGACCCACGCCATAGGCAGTACTCATGATTCCCAGCGGGTAACGAGTCGCCTCTGCGAACTCGATCGGGTCCTTGCGCTCTGCAAGCGGATGGCCTGGCGGCACGACAACCCGAAGCGGGAAGAGCCCCCAAGCGATGCATTCGACAGACTTTGAGAGCGGAGGGTTGTACACGGCGCCGATATCTGCTTCGCCATCAGCAACGTCAGTGACGACATCGTTCACCGATCGTACCTCCACTCTGATCGAGATTTTCGGGTAGCTGCGCGTGAATGGAGTTATTACCTCAGTCATAAGGTCATGTACAAATCCCTCGCTAGCGGCGATTTTTATTGATCCGGTCTCTAGTCCGTTCAATTCCTGCAACGTGCTCTCGAAGATATTGCGCTCGTTCTCACACCCCCGTGAATACTCAATAAGAGCCTGCGCGGCTGGGGTCGGAAGTACCCCCCGAGGACTACGCTCAAATAACGGAAAACCCAACTCTTCCTCGAGAAGTCGCATCTGCCTCGTAAGGACCGAAGAGGCGGTATTCAATGAATCAGCCGCAGCTCGGATCGAGCCACGACGGTAGACTTCGACAAAATAACGCAACCTACGTTGATTTATTTCACCTGTCCGCATAGTTCTATCTTGTCGAAGAGTCGCGCTTGAATGCCATTAAACTTTAACTTCGTTGAGTTCGGGATTCGGCGGATTGATACGAAGGAGAATGACCGCCGCGATGGCCAACAATAAACTCATTGCCATCATTCCGCAATATAAGGAGCCGGTCCAATCCTTCAGATAACCCACGACCGTTGGACTTACAAAACCGCCAATCAAACCTACGGTGTTGATGTACGCGATCCCGCCTGATGCAGCGTCACCCTTCAAATGTTGCGATGGTATCGCCCAAAACACCGTATAGCTGGAATACATCGCTGCCGTCGCCAGTGTGATCCAGATCAATGAGGGCACGAGGTCCCCGAGGAATGCGCCTGCTATCACCGTAAAGGCTGCGGCCAGGAATGCGGGGACCACGCTGTGCCACCTTCTCTCGCGTCTCGAGTCAGAATGCCGTCCGACCAGTACCATAGCGCATGCACCGACAAGGTAAGGAATTCCCGAAAGTATTCCAATCTCCATAACCGATAACCCGTTTGCTGCGCTCAAGACTGTTGGGAGCCAAAAATTTACGAAGTACATCCCGCAAATGAGGCAGAAGTATGCCGCCGCCATGATGTGGATTTTCGGATCCTGAAGAACATCAAAAAAGAACCGGTGCTGCGGATTGTGCACTTCAATCACGTTATCTAGGGCTTTCTTCTCTCCCGTAGTTAGCCATGACGCTTTTGATGGACGATCAGGGAGGGTAGCTAATACAACTAGCCCCATTAGTGCGCTCGGAATTCCTTCAATGATGAACATCCACTGCCATCCGACCAGCCCGTGCAGCCCTGAGAATGTATTAAGCAACCATCCCGACAATGGTCCGCCCAGCGCGGATGCAACTGGGCCAGCGCAGAGAAGCAGTGCAACCGCGCGCCCCATCCTCGCCTCCGCATACCAATAGGTAAGAAAAAAGATCGCGCCGGGAGCGAAACCTGCTTCGAAAATACCCAGCAAAAATCGAAGGGCGTAAAATGTATGGACATCTCGAACCATCGATATTGAAGCTGATGTAAGGCCCCACAGCACAAGGATTCGAGCGATGGTTTTTCTTGCACCCACCTTTGGTAGAAGCAGATTGCTCGGGATCTCGAATAGCGCGTATCCGATAAAGAAAATCCCTGCCGCAATTCCGTACTGAGAGTCACTTAACCCAATATCGGATTGCATCTGGAGTTTCGCGAAAGCGATATTAGTTTTATCCAGCACGGCAAGTGCGTAGCAGATGGCTATCAACAACAAGACTCGAACGTCGATCTTTCTGTAAGCTTTCGCCAGTATCTCTTCCATAGCCCCTTGTCTCCAATCTATTTACGTTTAGTAAGCGATAGTCATTGAAGTTCCAGCTTGCAGCTACAGCAATCGGTGACACGGGCGCTGCTCACAAAGCATCGCCCCACGTGAGCCAATCGTCCAAGGAGTTGCCGGCGCTAACCACGCGTTAGCCCGGCGAGGGGTCTTGGCCGCTGCTCTCCGGGCATCAGAGCGGAAGCATCTTGCTGTAACTATGAAGCTAACTGGTGCTTGAGGATGTGGGCTTCAGTCAGCGATGCGTCCTGCACACGACGCGTGATCAGGCCCCGTTTATCAATGGAGAGGTTTCAATGAGACGTTTTCCTCGCACAATTTTAATTGCGGGATTCGAGCACGAAACCAACACTTTTGCACCATCAAAAGCTTCATATGAAAGCTTCAAACGCGGCGAGGGTTTCCCTCCGTTATGTCGAGGCGACCGCGTACTCGGCTTGCGAGATACAGGTATTGCCATTGGGGGGTTCATACTCGCTGCCGAAGCCGCGGGCCACAGGCTGATTCCGGTCATCTGGGCGAGCGCGTGTCCGTCGGCTCATGTTACGCGGGATGCCTATGAGCGCATCGCTGGTGAAATTCTCAAAGCTGCACGAAAGCGAAATTTTGAAGGCGTGTACCTAGATTTGCATGGTGCGATGGTCGCAGAACATCTTGATGACGGCGACGGCGAACTCCTCGCGCGGGTGCGCGAAGTCGTCGGTAAGGACGTGCCGATTGTTGCGTCTCTCGATCTTCACGCGAACGTGACGGAGCGCATGCTCTGCAATGCGGACGCACTGGTCGCGTATCGTACCTACCCACATGTCGATATGGCTGAGACGGGTGGGCGTACCGCTGCGCTGCTGGAGCGAATACTTGCTGGCGAGACCTTATGCCGTGCCTCACGACGATTGCCATTCCTGATTCCCATCAACGGTATGTGCACGTTGTCCGAGCCCTCAAAAGGGATGTACGGCAGCGTCAGCGCATCGGAGACAGGCAAAGTCGCTTCAGCGTCGTTTGCCGCTGGCTTTCCCGCGGCCGACTTCCCTGAGTGCGGCCCAGTGATTTGGGCATACGCTCACACCGCCGAAGCGGCGGACAAGACGGTCGATTTGCTTTACCAACGAATGCTCAACAACGAACTGGCATGGGGCGTGCCATTCCTTTCTCCGGATGAAGCTGTGCGTGATGCAATGTGCTCCTCCGAAGGCGCTAGCCGCCCGGTTGTCATCGCTGACACACAGGACAATCCGGGCGCCGGTGGGGATGGCAACACGATGGAGATGCTGCACGCTCTCGTACGCCACCGCGCGAAAGGTGCGGCATTTGGATTGATACACGACCCTAATGCGGCTGCGGCAGCGCATCGAGCCGGAATTGGTGCGCGAATCCACCTGTCTCTCGGCGGACAGTCAGGCGTGCCAGGCGATACACCTTTTGTTGGTAATTTCGAGGTCATGTTTCTATCTGATGGACGTTGCCGTTACGAAGGTCCGATGATGAATGGTGTGGAAGCGGAGCTGGGTCCGATGGCGTGCCTGCGTGTGGAGGACGTACTGATTGCGGTGAGCTCCAGTAAGGCGCAGATGCTGGACCGAAACTTGTATCGTGTTGTAGGCATCCAGCCCGAAGCGATGAAAATCCTTGTCAACAAGAGCTCAGTGCACTTCCGCGCCGACTTCGAGCCTATAGCGCAGAAGGTTATCGTCGCGAAGGCACCGGGGCCGGCGACTGCGGACCCAGCGGATATTCCGTGGAAGCGCCTTCCGTTCGGCATCCGGACACGGCCGGGCGGTCCTGAGTTTCAGGCTCCCTAACAGGGCTGTTCAGCGTAAGGTCGCGACCACCTCATCCTGAAAGCGCAGTCTGCTGCTGCTCTATGCCGCTTGGTCCGCAGGACGACTATCGGTCCGCTTATCGTTCCGCGACTGGTTCACTCGCAACTTTCGAGAAAAACCGTGACGGCGTGCAATTGGTGAAGTGTAAGGCGAATAACTCGCTCGTCGGCGTGTTTGGGGCTGCTACATGCGTAAAGGGCGCCGCTTGCGCAAGCCGGTTCAAAGCTGTCACGCGAACGTCGGCTTCACTTAACGATGGCCCCCTATTTCTGGTCAACAGAGGCAGAACTTGCATCGCGGCGGCTAATTGTGGCGACGGCAGGGCGTAAAGCACATCGCGTGTGGCAACGAGCCGTCTTCTTGGATCAGCTCCGAATCAGTCAAATAGGTTCTCAGATGATTTCTATGACGGGACGAGGCGGCTTCAATCGTTCAGCCGCGACCTGTCCCACGTTTCAACCGAGACCCTTCGATGCCGGTCCCCTTAATCACGCCGCTCGACGCAGCCGCTGCGCTTGATCTCGCCATCACGTTGACGCCGCCGTCTACATTGCTCGACCGCGACGGCACCACGCATAGGTGGTGCGGTCTCGCTTCTGCCGACGGCGCGGTGCGGGCCGGCATCTGGCAAGCCGAGGCGTTGAGCAACACGAAGCTGCAGCCTGGCAGCATGGAGTTTTGCATGATTCTTGAAGGGCGCGTCGAGATTACCGATCACGCCGGTAACGTCGCGCGTTCGGTCTACGCGACGCGTTCGTCGTCGAGCTCGGCTTCGACCGCGTATGGCAGTCATTGACGCGTGTGCGCAAATATTACCTCGAAGCCCGATGCAAGTGAGTCACGGTTCGCGCCGCGCGCGAACGATCGAATTATAACCAGTGCGCTGACCGGCATCGGGCCGGCAGACGAACCCAGCGGAGAAGACCGATGAAAAGAACACTGCTTGCTGCCATCGTGGGCAGCACCTTTGCGACCGTCGCACATGCGCAGAGCGCGGTGACGCTATATGGCCTGATCGATACGGGCATCACCTACACGAACAACCAGGGCGGCAAAAGCAATGTGAAGGAGACCAGTGCGAACACTCTGGGCAGCCGTTGGGGGCTGCGAGGAGCTGAAGCTCTCGGCGATGACTTGAAGGCGATTTTCACGCTGGAAACCGGCTATAACCTGACCAACGGCGCGCTTGGCACGAACGGCCGCATGTTTGGGCGGCAGGCCTACGTCGGCCTGGCGAGCGGCCGATTCGGCAGCGTCACGCTTGGCCGCCAGTACGACAGTGTGGTCGACTATCTCGGGCCGATGTCACTGACCGGCACTGCACTCGGCGGCACTTACTTCGCGCACCCGTATGACAACGACAACCTTGATAACGCGCTGCGCATCAACAACGCGGTCAAGTACGCGAGCAACGTGATTGGCGGCCTAAAGTTCGGCGCGCTCTATGGCTTCTCGAACTCCCCCTCGTTTGCAAACAACCGCGCCTACAGCTTCGGTACTTCTTATAACTACGGTGGTCTGAACGTAGCGGCCGGCTATCTGCAATTCAACAACGACATCAATGCACTGGCGCTCGGCGCAACGGCGCCCGGTGCGCAGACTGGCTCCTACACGTTCGCGGTCGGCATACAGCGCACGTTCGGTGCTGGCGCAAGCTACGCGCTAGGCTCCACGACGGTCGCCTTCGTCTACACGCAGACCAACCTCCAATCGACGCTGGGTGGTGGCGTGTCGCCCACGCAGTCGGGTACAACGCAAGGGCTTGCTTTTCGCGCCGACAGCGCCCGCTTCCAGAACTTTGAAGGTAACGTGCGCTACGTTCTCACGCCCGAGATCACGCTCGCCGGATCGTACACGTATACGCGCGCGAATTTCGGCGGAGGCGTGAACCCAAACTTCAATCAAGTGAATATTTACACCGACTATCTGATGAGCAAGCGCACTGGCCTGTATCTGATCAGCGAATATCAGCACGTCAGCAGCAACCCGCTGATCACCGCTTATCTGAACGGTCTCAGCAGCGCGTCGGCGACACGCAGTCAGGTGGCCGTATCTGCTGGTATCCGCCACCGGTTTTGAAGCCGTTATCGAAAAAATAGACTCTAGTCATCCAAGCGTTGGCACATAAGTCGATCGGGAGTGGGTTGTGGAGCGCATTACTTTTCTAAACGCGAACGTATTCGACAGCGCGACGGGCGAGGTTCGACCGCGTACCTCAGTGCGGATCTAGAACGGCAGTATCGTCGCCATAACGCAAGAGTCTCTTCCCGATGAAGGTGGACGTACGATCGACCTCCGTGGCCGTACCATGCTGCCGGGGTTGATCGACTCTCATGTGCATGTGACCGCCGTGGTGCCAGACCTCTCCAAACTTTCTCTCCTGCCGCAGTCCCTGATTACTGCGCAAAGGAAGACGATCCTCGAGTCGATGCTGCGGCGTGGATACACAACGGTTCGCGACGCACGTGGGACGGACGCCGGTCTTGTTCAAGCCATCGACGAGGGCCATATTATGGGCCCGCGGTTGTTTATCGCTGGACAAGCAATCACGTAGACCAGAGGGCGCGGGGATTCCCGACCGGCGTTCCTAAGCAATCAAGGCTGCATCTGTTGCAGATCGGTAGGCCGGCTTGGCTACTTAGCCGACCGGGTTGACGAAGTTAGGCGCGCGGTGCGTGAGCAGATACGTAACGGCGCGCATCAAATTAAGGTAATGGCCGGGGCTTCGTATTTGACGCTGCGCCACACGCGCTCGACGAACACGTTGTCGCACCAGGCACCTTTGCCGTCCATGGACAGGCGGATGCCCCGACTTAGTACCGCCTCGGTGAAGTCTGTCGTCGTGAACTGGCTGCCGTGGTCGGTGTTGACGTGGGCTGGAAGAGGAAGTCGCGGTAGCAGAAGGCTGGATTCGCTCGTTCATCAACCGCTCGACCCTATGCCAGAAAATCGCCGCAGTGCCCGGAATCGGCCCAATTACAGCAACGGCCATCGTTGCCGCTGTTGGTAGAGCCGACAGCTTCAGGAATGGCCGTCATCTTGCGGCCCGGCTTGGCTTGGCGCCACGTCAGCATTCGTCCGGTGGAAAGTCGCAACCCTATAGAATCAGCAAAAGAGGAGACAAGTATTTGCGCACGCTGTTGATTCACGGCGCCAGATCTGTCCTGATACGCGTGTCAGGCAAACTCGACGCCCGCAGTCGATGGTTGCAGGAGCTGATTGCGCGTCGCGGCTATAACCGGGCCTGCGTTGCACAGGCCAACAAAAATGCCCGGATCATCCAGGTGCTTCTGAGCAGCGAGGCCATTTACGATCCTGCTGCGCAAGGCTGTTCATAAGAGTACTGAAACCGGAAAAACATGTGTTAGTCGTAGTTACACAACCATCACCGGTTTGCGAAGCTTTCTGATTGTGATGACAAAACCGGTTAGACCAGCGCCCCACGATCCTGTACTTTATGCCGGCCGATCAAAAAGGCCGAACTGCTGCCAAGGGCGGGGCGCGCGGATCTCATCAAGGCTGCGGGCGAGTTGGCACAGCCCAGCAAGCAAGCCGGATACATGTTTTCGGACCGCTTTACGTCACAAAAGAAAGCTTGAAAAACGCGTCCGGTCCATACATTCATAGAATGGATCTGTAGCATCGTCGCAATCGGAAAAGGCGGGCGTCCCGTCTTACCCTTCGTATGGTGCGGCTCGATCAGCGCACTCCGCTTCGACCACGGCACCACGCGCCTCATCTCTGAGGAATTCACGTTTGCGTGTGCGTTTCGTTGACAGATTCAGACCAAGACCCAGTTGCGTCATCAAGACTGTCCCCGATTCACTATCCTTCTTCCAGGATAGTCCACACACACATCAACGCCATGACCTTTGTACACCTTCCTTAGAAGTGCGTCACATTAGTTACGCGAGCTACCGCAACGCTCATCCAGAGCCGAGACTTTAACGATCAAGTGCATTTCATCGAGCGCTGCAACACCTCACAATGAACGCATTCCTGATCTACCACCAAGCGCGGTTAGGTCAGAAGGCCAAGACTACAACCAAGCGTCCGGTTTCACTAACTGCTTGCCGAACCGCTGCCGCAAGACCTGTTTTTGCATTTTTTCAGTCGCGGTGAGGGGTAATTCGTTCACGAAAATTACGTCGTCTGGAACGCACCATTTCGCCACTTTTCCATCGTAGTACGCCAGCAGTTCCGGCGCCGTCAATGCACTATCAGGACGACGAACCACGATTAACAGTGGGCGCTCCCCCCACTTTGGATGCTCAGCGGCAATGCACGCAGCCATTTCGATGTCCGGATGAGACATCGAAATGTTTTCCAGTTCGATCGAGGAGATCCACTCGCCGCCGGACTTGATCACATCCTTGCTGCGATCCGTGATCTCCATGTAACTCTCAGTATCAATGTTCGCGACATCACCTGTCGGAAACCAACCATCAACCAGAGCCGAATGATCGCTGCCGTAATAGCGGTCCACTACCCAATGACCGCGCACCCACAGATCTCCCACGGACTTGCCGTCCCACGGCAACTCCACGCCGTCTTCGCCGACGATCTTCAGGTCGATCCCGGGTGCCGCGCGGCCTTGCTTCACGTCGATGCGGGCACGGGCTTCTGCGGACTTTCCCGGGTAGCTGTGCGACGGCGCGCACACGGTGCCAAGGGGCGACAACTCTGTCATACCCCAAGCGTGCACCGTAGCAATGCCGCGCTCGCGCATTTTGGCGGTAAGCCCTGGCGGGCAAGCTGCCCCGCCGACGATCGCACGTCGGAAACGTTCGATTCGCTTATCTTCACGGCACATGTAATCTACCAATCCGAACCAAATTGTTGGCACTCCGGCCGAGACCGTCACTCCTTCCTGTTCAAACAGGTTCCACAACGACTCACTATCGAGCTTCGAGCCAGGCAGCACGAGTCGCGCGCCGACCATAGGTGCCGCGAACGGCAAGCCCCATGCACTGACATGGAACATCGGCACGACAGGTGCTATGGTGTCTGTCGCCGATAGGCCGAATGCATCGGGTGCCACCAGCGCGTAGACCATCAGACTAAGCGATCGATGCGAGTACAACACCCCTTTCGGATCGCCAGTTGTGCCGGATGTGTAGCAGAGAATTGCTGCCTGCCGCTCATCGAACTCAGGCCACGCGAAGTCCTTGGCACAGTCGCCGATAAAAGCTTCATAACTTTCTAGCTGCACGGGAAAAGGCCGTGGCAAATCAAACGGGTCACACAACATTATCCATGTTTCAACTTTGGGACACCGGTCTGCGATTTGCTCAACGAGCGGCGCAAACGACGCGTCAAAACAAACAATCCGATCTCCAGCGTGATTGATGATATAGGCGATCTGCTCGGGGAAAAGGCGTGGATTGATGGTGTGGCATACCGCGCCTATGCCGGCAACGCCGTAGTACAACTCCATGTGACGATACCCGTTCCAAGCTAACGTACCGATTCGGTCGCCGGCAACAATACTCCGCCCCGTCAAAGCGTTGGCAAGCTGCATGACGCGGGCATGACAATCCCGGTAGGTGTAGCGATGTATCCCGCCATCCACGAGGCATGACACGACTTCGACCTCGCCAGCGTGGCGTGCCGCATGCCGAAGCAGCGACGATAACAACAGCGGCTCGTACATCATCTGGCCGGTCAGATTCATTTGATTCATCTCCGAACTAATCCATCAGTCTGAATGCGCGCAGCGTGACAGGGTCTCCGCCTGCGCGCCTCGTGCATAGGAGTACCCTGGAAAGGGATCCATTAAAACGAGGGCCATTTTTTTACAGAATATCTTCGGGGTACACGACAGTTTGTCGTCGAGCCAGATTACATCGCCGCGGTCATCTAGAGGGGCTGTCATGTCGCCTTCTTTGCCGGGCGTAAAGTCCGTTGGTAAGCCACTTTGCGATATTCGGCCAGCCATTTGTCGTGTTTCGCTGCAACAATGAAGACGTTACGCTCCTTGACGTGGCCGAAACCGCGAATCTCGTCAGGGAGATTTGCAAGCCGCATCGCGACGTCCAGACGGTTGTCGTCTAGCGTGCGACAGAACTCGTCGATTAACATGAAGTACTGTTTGATCAGGTCGCGCTCGCCGCGTCGCTCAGCGGTTTGACCGAACACATCGAATGCACTGCCGCGCAGGAATTTGAGCTTCGCGAGCACACGGAACATTGTGAGCGTCCATTGCCCGAAGCGTTGCTTTTCCAGGTGACCGTGTTCGTCGCGTTTCGCCAGCAACGGCGGCGCGAGGTGAAAGCCGAGCTTGTAGTCGCGGCCAGGTTCGCCTTCGAACTGCGCCCGCAGTTTGTCGAGGTACGCTGGGTCGGCATAGAGGCGCGCAACCTCGTATTCGTCTTTGTAGGTCATTAGCTTGGCCAGATTTCGCGCGACCACCGGCGTGAGGCATAGTTTCGAGCCTGCGGCGAGCACGGTTTCTTTGGCTCGCATGCGTTCAACTGCCGCTTGATAACGTGCGGCATACTGCACATTCTGGTAGCGGCCCAGCAGTTCGACGTTACGTTCTATGAGTCGCTCCAGCGACTCCGGCATTTGCACGACGATTGCCTGTTGCCGATTGGCACGCGGCGCGAATGCATCGGCGGCCGCTTCGCCATGCTGCGCGACATAGCGGCCCCATTCGAACGAGAGGCGATTCTTGTCGACCGCCACGCCGTTCAGTTCGATGGCACGGTCGAGGCTTTCGTAGCTGATCGGCAGCCAGCCGCGTTGCCATGCGAAACCCAGAAGCAGCGGATTCGCGTACAGCGTGTCGCCAAGCAGCGCGAGCGCGAGGCGATTGGCGTCGATGAAGTCGCAGTCCTCGCCGATGCTGTCACGCAAATCGCTTTGGATCTGATCGCCCGGGAAGTTCCACTGCGGATTGCGTACGAACTGCGCGGTCGGCGTGGCGCCGCTATTGATCACGGCCTTCGTGACGCCGCGTTGCGTGCGTGCCAACACTTCGGCAGACGCCGATACGATCGCGTCGCAGCCCAAGATAAGACGCGCTTCGCCGGTCGCGATGCGGGTTGCATGCAACGCGTCCGGCGTCGCCGCGATCTGCACATGGCTTAGCACGGCACCGCCTTTTTGCGCGAGGCCCGCCATGTCGAGCACGCTCACGCCTTTGTGCTCGAGATGCGCGGCCATGCCCAGCAGGCCGCCGATCGTCACGACACCTGTGCCGCCGACACCCGTGACGAGCACGCCATAGGGTTTGGCAGGACCTGCGATCTCCGGGCGCGGCAGCGCGGCGAA belongs to Burkholderia sp. GAS332 and includes:
- a CDS encoding transcriptional regulator, LysR family, translated to MRTGEINQRRLRYFVEVYRRGSIRAAADSLNTASSVLTRQMRLLEEELGFPLFERSPRGVLPTPAAQALIEYSRGCENERNIFESTLQELNGLETGSIKIAASEGFVHDLMTEVITPFTRSYPKISIRVEVRSVNDVVTDVADGEADIGAVYNPPLSKSVECIAWGLFPLRVVVPPGHPLAERKDPIEFAEATRYPLGIMSTAYGVGQAVEAVALSEHLTFEPSFVTNSSAALGLFVSSGAGIAFMGRWSAGDRIGKDGLIGLELKSALAQSTTAKILVREGRRQPRAVELILSIIKANVPAFKGSQ
- a CDS encoding Sugar phosphate permease is translated as MEEILAKAYRKIDVRVLLLIAICYALAVLDKTNIAFAKLQMQSDIGLSDSQYGIAAGIFFIGYALFEIPSNLLLPKVGARKTIARILVLWGLTSASISMVRDVHTFYALRFLLGIFEAGFAPGAIFFLTYWYAEARMGRAVALLLCAGPVASALGGPLSGWLLNTFSGLHGLVGWQWMFIIEGIPSALMGLVVLATLPDRPSKASWLTTGEKKALDNVIEVHNPQHRFFFDVLQDPKIHIMAAAYFCLICGMYFVNFWLPTVLSAANGLSVMEIGILSGIPYLVGACAMVLVGRHSDSRRERRWHSVVPAFLAAAFTVIAGAFLGDLVPSLIWITLATAAMYSSYTVFWAIPSQHLKGDAASGGIAYINTVGLIGGFVSPTVVGYLKDWTGSLYCGMMAMSLLLAIAAVILLRINPPNPELNEVKV
- a CDS encoding Microcystin degradation protein MlrC, contains DUF1485 domain, with product MRRFPRTILIAGFEHETNTFAPSKASYESFKRGEGFPPLCRGDRVLGLRDTGIAIGGFILAAEAAGHRLIPVIWASACPSAHVTRDAYERIAGEILKAARKRNFEGVYLDLHGAMVAEHLDDGDGELLARVREVVGKDVPIVASLDLHANVTERMLCNADALVAYRTYPHVDMAETGGRTAALLERILAGETLCRASRRLPFLIPINGMCTLSEPSKGMYGSVSASETGKVASASFAAGFPAADFPECGPVIWAYAHTAEAADKTVDLLYQRMLNNELAWGVPFLSPDEAVRDAMCSSEGASRPVVIADTQDNPGAGGDGNTMEMLHALVRHRAKGAAFGLIHDPNAAAAAHRAGIGARIHLSLGGQSGVPGDTPFVGNFEVMFLSDGRCRYEGPMMNGVEAELGPMACLRVEDVLIAVSSSKAQMLDRNLYRVVGIQPEAMKILVNKSSVHFRADFEPIAQKVIVAKAPGPATADPADIPWKRLPFGIRTRPGGPEFQAP
- a CDS encoding porin, GBP family, which encodes MKRTLLAAIVGSTFATVAHAQSAVTLYGLIDTGITYTNNQGGKSNVKETSANTLGSRWGLRGAEALGDDLKAIFTLETGYNLTNGALGTNGRMFGRQAYVGLASGRFGSVTLGRQYDSVVDYLGPMSLTGTALGGTYFAHPYDNDNLDNALRINNAVKYASNVIGGLKFGALYGFSNSPSFANNRAYSFGTSYNYGGLNVAAGYLQFNNDINALALGATAPGAQTGSYTFAVGIQRTFGAGASYALGSTTVAFVYTQTNLQSTLGGGVSPTQSGTTQGLAFRADSARFQNFEGNVRYVLTPEITLAGSYTYTRANFGGGVNPNFNQVNIYTDYLMSKRTGLYLISEYQHVSSNPLITAYLNGLSSASATRSQVAVSAGIRHRF
- a CDS encoding fatty-acyl-CoA synthase, translated to MNLTGQMMYEPLLLSSLLRHAARHAGEVEVVSCLVDGGIHRYTYRDCHARVMQLANALTGRSIVAGDRIGTLAWNGYRHMELYYGVAGIGAVCHTINPRLFPEQIAYIINHAGDRIVCFDASFAPLVEQIADRCPKVETWIMLCDPFDLPRPFPVQLESYEAFIGDCAKDFAWPEFDERQAAILCYTSGTTGDPKGVLYSHRSLSLMVYALVAPDAFGLSATDTIAPVVPMFHVSAWGLPFAAPMVGARLVLPGSKLDSESLWNLFEQEGVTVSAGVPTIWFGLVDYMCREDKRIERFRRAIVGGAACPPGLTAKMRERGIATVHAWGMTELSPLGTVCAPSHSYPGKSAEARARIDVKQGRAAPGIDLKIVGEDGVELPWDGKSVGDLWVRGHWVVDRYYGSDHSALVDGWFPTGDVANIDTESYMEITDRSKDVIKSGGEWISSIELENISMSHPDIEMAACIAAEHPKWGERPLLIVVRRPDSALTAPELLAYYDGKVAKWCVPDDVIFVNELPLTATEKMQKQVLRQRFGKQLVKPDAWL